The Fibrobacter sp. UWB5 genomic sequence CCAAGACATTCTGGTATAATAAAAATCCTGAAGTAAATGGAATCTGCTCGGTGGAACTGCAGGGAATTGTCTATGATACCGATGCTAGTCTTCATCCGGCGTTCTCCTGCTATTCTCAGGGCGGCGAAGGTTGCCAGGCTCTCTCGGGTACTGCCGCTCAGGATGTCGATAAGACTGTTGCCATGGAGGCGATCAATGCTTGTATTGGTGTGACGCCTGGGATTGTAGACAGTGTCCTTGGCGCAGACAATAAGCCGGTCCTTTCTAAAACGGGTGAAAAGTGCTTTATCAAGTCGGAATACTTTAACCAGTTGTTTAATCCGACCGAAGGCGTAAACGAAACGACTTGCTCGGCAATTCCGTTTATGCTCAATAATGAGGGCAAGTGGGAATTCTTGTCGGATGCATACACATCTCCTGGTGCACCTGTGATTGGCGGCTATTATCCTGTTGAACAAACTGAGGATGCCGATGTTGTCGTGGGGAGCCCGGTTGCTGCTGCAAGAACTAAGCGCACCGCAGAAGGTCCCGTGTTTATTGGCTCGAAACTTCGAGCACTTGACTCGGTCGAAAATGTGTCGAAGATGAACGTGCTTTGCAAAGGCCCTGCGTGGGATAAGGGTATTGATTGCTCTGGACTTTTTGCCGATGGTGAAGACCTTACGGCGCCTCTTACAAAGTACTTGGGCGCACCGGAAACTGGAAGCGAACTTTGCGTATGGGGTTGGTCTTGCCCCATGGATGCTCCCGATGGTTGGCCGCTGTTCAAGGACTATGAAACGCTTGTTGGTGGTGCTGGAATAAATGCGTCCGCGATGTCTTTTGAAACGAGATGGTTCTCTCCGAAAGTTGGGCGTAACCAACATTTCTGTTTCGAAAGCCATGCCAAGTTTACTTATAAGAAAGGTCAAAAGTTCGGTGTCCGTGGAGATGACGATATCTGGATCTTTATCGATGGAAAACTTGTAATCGACTTGGGTGGTACGCATTTGGCGGCTCCTGGTTATGCTGACCTTTCCCGCGTGAAGGGTAAGAACGGGGAACCTTTGGTTGTCGGAAAATCCTACGACATCGATATCTTCTTCTGTGACCGTCGCACCACCATGAGCAACATGAATATCTTCAGCAATTTCTACCTGGACCAGTCCGAGACGATTGAAAAGATGAAGCCTTGCAAGGTGGACGTGAAGAATATCTTTGATGACGATTCGCTTTCGGGTCACACGGTTGTACAGCGTAGTGTTGTACTGCCTGCGAAGATTGACGTTGCCGTTGAAGGCCGACTTGCCACTGTTTCCGGTGTAAAGCCCGGTTCGGAATTGACCTTGATGGATATGCAGGGCCGCGTGATCGGCCGTTACCTTGCCTCGACTGCGAACGTGAAGATCGAAATCCGCAATGCAGGCCGCTATATCCTGAAGACGAAGTCTGGACTGCTGCCGTTCACCATCAAGTAAGATTTGCTGAATGCAAAAAAGAAAGGAGCCTTGCGGCTCCTTTTTTAATTGCTTTGTCGTAAAACCGTGCGGTCTTTCTGTGAGTAACAAACGCCTCGTATTAACGAGGCGTGGTTACGAGAGCGAGGTGATATCACATTTTCAATTATGTGATAGAACCGAGCAGTCTTTATTAGAACATGAAGTTTATACCGAGAGTGGTATAGAACGTGTTGAGCGAAGAATCATAGAAGGCTTCTTCGGCAACCAGCGTCTTGTTCAGGAGGCTCGTGAAGCACTGTACCACGCGGATATCCACGCTGACCCAGCGGGTGAGCATGTAACCGATGTCGAGGGCACCGCCCACTTCCATACCGGAGGTAGCGACCGTATTGTCACGCTTGCCACCGCTGGTCTTGAATTCAGACGAACCGTTCAGCTTGAGGCCCATGTTGATACCCAGGCCCACGTAGAAGTCGTAATCTTCGAAGGTGTAGCGGAAGATAATCGGAATTTCGAACATGAAGAGATCGATGCTTGCTTCGTTGGTGTAAGCATCCATGTCTTGTTCGTAGGTGTAATGTCTGTAGTTGAAGGTCAGTTCGGGCACGAGGCTCAAGTTCTTGACCATGAAGTTCATCTTGAGCAGAAGGCCGCCACCGCCCTGGTAGCCGATCTTCCAGCCGTCAGAGTTTTCGCCAAAGAAGGTGTTGATACCGCCCTGGGCGCGAATACCGAGCAAAACGGCACGCTGGAAACCTTCGTTACGCATGCGGTTGATTTCGGATTTCTTGGTCGTTTCGGCCTTGTAACGAGCGTATGCGCTGGCGTATTCTTCGTCGTTCGCAAATTCGCTGTCGGTAGAGCCGTCGTACGACTGGTCGTCGCCGGAACTTTGGGCAGAGGGGGCTGTAGCCCAACCTTCATCATCATCATCTTGAGCCATGGCGGGCATCGAAAATGCCAGAGCCATGGCGAAAGCAACACTCAATCTCTTAAAATCCATAGTCTAATTATAATAAAAGGGCACGTAAGGTCCGCCTATAAAATAAATTCTAGGACCTAAAATAGTGCCGAAATTTTTGTTTACTTATAAGGGGGCGTAACGAAATGCCCCGATTTTAGAGCAGGAACGTTGCGCCGAAGCCTACATGCATGGTGTAGAGCTTGGAATGCATCAGGGAGGATTCTGCGATCAGGTCAAGATCCAACAGATTTGTAAAGTTTTGGATAACTCGGAGGTCCAAGACAAGCCAGCGGTTGATGGCGCAGCCTACGTCAAGAAGGGCGCCGATTTCCACGCCCACGGTCGGTATGGTGTTGGAACGGGTTTCCTTCATCCTGGTGCCGGCAAAGTTGATCGTCTGCTCGTTTTCGGAATCGCCGCTCATCTTTAGGCCGAGGTTGGCGCCTACGCCGATAAAGAATCCGTCTTCGTCGAAAACGAACTGGGCGATGACCGGGATTTCAAAAAGCATTTCATTGATTGTAGCGTCGTTCTTGCT encodes the following:
- a CDS encoding fibro-slime domain-containing protein, with protein sequence MRRLFLVAALSFAAVSFAMNYTGNVYVKKSVRVSEFLYLSVGCTAKNDSGVVKAIGTSDIPISSRDEYGWFFGSVKSLLQGDTIAPFCFYRSILDSTAKRVVDDEGYASYVYEKSYQSSRIFTAKDFDNHEDLYIDFDKGDLMYKDLSAPTVFFKAPDYWGTSYVIANNESVKLQKKTSDGWFVAHDELKVPYIRANVKLDTVVSYTVPDSVPYRETVYDTLSADTLYRALNGKIAFTNGAVRYVYAEEFSVSDGSYGYYVSKLGIDLSLYDSDSIYVFENPKKEHSTLVRTKAPEQVYSVHVLPPQTADWFGEIPVIVNGTSGVKSTVKVYDRNCGWFTSVFFEESIPTNASFVGKENSALSFAKGLNLDSLFKAQKTTELFYVANDLTKTFWYNKNPEVNGICSVELQGIVYDTDASLHPAFSCYSQGGEGCQALSGTAAQDVDKTVAMEAINACIGVTPGIVDSVLGADNKPVLSKTGEKCFIKSEYFNQLFNPTEGVNETTCSAIPFMLNNEGKWEFLSDAYTSPGAPVIGGYYPVEQTEDADVVVGSPVAAARTKRTAEGPVFIGSKLRALDSVENVSKMNVLCKGPAWDKGIDCSGLFADGEDLTAPLTKYLGAPETGSELCVWGWSCPMDAPDGWPLFKDYETLVGGAGINASAMSFETRWFSPKVGRNQHFCFESHAKFTYKKGQKFGVRGDDDIWIFIDGKLVIDLGGTHLAAPGYADLSRVKGKNGEPLVVGKSYDIDIFFCDRRTTMSNMNIFSNFYLDQSETIEKMKPCKVDVKNIFDDDSLSGHTVVQRSVVLPAKIDVAVEGRLATVSGVKPGSELTLMDMQGRVIGRYLASTANVKIEIRNAGRYILKTKSGLLPFTIK
- a CDS encoding outer membrane beta-barrel protein produces the protein MDFKRLSVAFAMALAFSMPAMAQDDDDEGWATAPSAQSSGDDQSYDGSTDSEFANDEEYASAYARYKAETTKKSEINRMRNEGFQRAVLLGIRAQGGINTFFGENSDGWKIGYQGGGGLLLKMNFMVKNLSLVPELTFNYRHYTYEQDMDAYTNEASIDLFMFEIPIIFRYTFEDYDFYVGLGINMGLKLNGSSEFKTSGGKRDNTVATSGMEVGGALDIGYMLTRWVSVDIRVVQCFTSLLNKTLVAEEAFYDSSLNTFYTTLGINFMF